A single window of Nicotiana sylvestris chromosome 3, ASM39365v2, whole genome shotgun sequence DNA harbors:
- the LOC104224837 gene encoding ribonuclease J isoform X1, producing MAAFSAISLCPYKLCHQLNPSKRYISCYTPSSSTIGVRGSKGPRRRPAKTEGAGRSIDDSVQRRMEHFYEGADGPPLRILPIGGLGEIGMNCMLVGNYDRYILIDAGIMFPGYEDLGVQKIIPDTTFIKKWSHKIEAVVITHGHEDHIGALPWVIPALDSHTPIFASSFTMELIKKRLKEFGIFVPSRLKVFKTRRKFTAGPFEVEPITVTHSIPDCSGIVLRCSDGTILHTGDWKIDESPLDGKVFDREGLEELSKEGVTLMMSDSTNVLSPGRTLSETVVADSLLRHISAAKGRVITTQFASNIHRLGSVKAAADLTGRKLVFVGMSLRTYLDAAWKDGKAPIDPSTLVKVEDIDAYAPKDLLIVTTGSQAEPRAALNLASYGSSHSLKLNKEDIVLYSAKVIPGNETRVMEMLNRISDIGSTIVMGKNELLHTSGHAHREELEEVLKIVKPQHFLPIHGELLFLKEHELLGKSTGIRHTAVIKNGEMLGVSHLRNRKVLSNGFISLGKENLQLMYSDGDKAFGTAAELCIDERQRIASDGIIVVSMEILRPQSTDGATEKALKGKIRITTRCLWLDKGKLLDALHKAAHAALSSCPLSCPLPHMERTVSEVLRKMVRKYSSKRPEVIAIAFENPAGVLADEINGKLSGKSHVGFGISALRNVMDEDQKGKQASEARAEEGHGPGYPIDDAAEQVEGDDMDIERLTHDRATTSSSNSRDEYSTTKEESESSREESIQIDSGFPESMMKSSKPLKRNRWKHDEIKKLIKLRGELHSRFQVVRGRMALWEEISSNLLSTEVNRSPAQCKSLWASLVQKYEESKSDKKSQEKWPYFEEMNEILSDLEATAQK from the exons ATGGCCGCTTTCAGCGCTATTTCACTATGTCCGTACAAACTATGCCATCAGTTAAACCCTAGCAAGCGTTACATTTCTTGCTATACTCCTTCCTCTTCTACTATAG GTGTGCGTGGATCAAAAGGTCCTCGTAGAAGACCTGCAAAAACTGAGGGCGCTGGAAGAAGCATTGACGATTCTGTCCAGCGAAGGATGGAGCACTTCTATGAAGGGGCTGACGGCCCACCTTTACGTATTCTTCCTATTGGTGGTCTGGGAGAAATTGGGATGAATTGCATGCTTGTTGGAAATTATGATCGTTATATTCTCATTGATGCTGGAATAATGTTCCCAGG CTATGAAGACCTTGGTGTCCAGAAGATTATTCCTGACACAACATTCATAAAGAAATGGAGCCACAAAATTGAAGCTGTTGTTATAACCCATGGACATGAAGACCACATTGGTGCGTTGCCATGG GTAATTCCTGCTCTGGATTCTCACACACCAATTTTCGCATCATCGTTCACAATGGAG CTGATTAAGAAGCGACTGAAAGAATTTGGGATATTTGTTCCATCTAGGCTTAAGGTATTTAAAACAAGAAGGAAATTTACTGCTGGGCCGTTTGAGGTAGAACCTATAACGGTTACTCATTCTATTCCAGATTGTAGTGGGATAGTTCTACGTTGTTCCGATGGTACCATCCTCCATACAGGTGACTGGAAG ATAGATGAGTCACCACTTGATGGAAAGGTTTTTGATCGCGAGGGCCTTGAGGAACTGTCAAAAGAGGGGGTTACTTTG ATGATGAGTGATTCGACAAATGTCCTTTCCCCTGGAAGGACACTAAGTGAAACTGTAGTTGCAGATTCGCTCCTGAGGCACATTTCGGCTGCCAAAGGAAGGGTTATCACTACTCAGTTTGCATCAAATATTCATCGTCTTGGCAGTGTGAAAGCTGCAGCTGACTTGACTGGCAGAAAGCTG GTATTTGTCGGCATGTCCTTGAGGACATATCTTGACGCTGCATGGAAAGATGGAAAGGCACCAATAGATCCATCAACTCTG GTAAAGGTGGAAGATATTGATGCTTATGCCCCAAAAGATTTACTCATTGTGACAACAGGTTCTCAA GCAGAACCTCGTGCTGCATTGAATCTTGCGTCATATGGAAGTAGTCATTCACTCAAATTAAACAAAGAAGATATAGTTTTGTATTCAGCCAAG GTGATTCCTGGTAATGAGACCCGGGTGATGGAAATGTTAAACCGTATATCAGATATTGGATCAACAATAGTGATGGGAAAGAATGAGCTGCTGCATACATCCGGCCATGCTCATCGTGAAGAGCTG GAAGAAGTGCTGAAGATTGTGAAGCCACAACATTTTCTTCCAATCCATGGCGAGCTCTTATTCCTAAAAGAGCATGAATTATTGGGGAAATCAACTGGAATTCGGCACACGGCT GTTATCAAGAACGGAGAGATGCTTGGAGTCTCCCATTTGAGGAACAGAAAAGTTCTATCCAATGGTTTCATTTCCCTAGGGAAGGAGAATTTGCAG TTGATGTATAGTGATGGTGACAAAGCATTTGGTACAGCTGCTGAACTTTGTATTGATGAGAGACAAAGAATTGCTTCCGATGGTATTATAGTGGTCAG TATGGAAATATTACGTCCTCAATCCACGGATGGTGCGACAGAGAAAGCTTTGAAAGGAAAAATAAGAATCACCACACGCTGCTTGTGGCTTGACAAAGGGAAACTTCTGGATGCGCTTCATAAAGCTGCACATGCTGCATTGTCAAGCTGTCCGCTGAGTTGCCCGTTGCCGCACATGGAAAGAACTGTGTCTGAAGTTCTAAGGAAAATGGTCCGGAAGTACAGTAGTAAAAGACCTGAGGTTATTGCCATTGCCTTCGAAAATCCTGCAGGAGTCCTGGCTGATGAAATCAATGGAAAACTTTCTGGAAAATCACATGTTGGTTTTGGAATTTCAGCACTGAGGAATGTAATGGATGAAGATCAGAAAGGAAAACAGGCAAGTGAGGCACGTGCAGAAGAAGGCCATGGCCCTGGCTATCCAATTGATGATGCAGCCGAGCAAGTGGAAG GTGATGATATGGATATTGAGAGACTTACACACGACAGAGCAACTACTTCAAGTTCAAACTCGAGGGATGAATATTCTACCACCAAG GAGGAATCGGAATCGTCCAGAGAAGAgagcattcaaattgattctgGCTTTCCAGAATCTATGATGAAATCTTCCAAGCCTTTGAAGAGGAACAGATGGAAACATGATGAGATAAAGAAATTGATAAAATTGCGTGGGGAACTCCACAGCAGGTTCCAagttgttcgaggacgaatggcaCTATGGGAAGAGATATCTTCAAACTTACTATCTACTGAAGTCAATCGAAGTCCTGCGCAGTGTAAATCTCTCTGGGCTTCTCTAGTTCAAAAGTATGAG
- the LOC104224837 gene encoding ribonuclease J isoform X2, whose product MDMKTTLVIPALDSHTPIFASSFTMELIKKRLKEFGIFVPSRLKVFKTRRKFTAGPFEVEPITVTHSIPDCSGIVLRCSDGTILHTGDWKIDESPLDGKVFDREGLEELSKEGVTLMMSDSTNVLSPGRTLSETVVADSLLRHISAAKGRVITTQFASNIHRLGSVKAAADLTGRKLVFVGMSLRTYLDAAWKDGKAPIDPSTLVKVEDIDAYAPKDLLIVTTGSQAEPRAALNLASYGSSHSLKLNKEDIVLYSAKVIPGNETRVMEMLNRISDIGSTIVMGKNELLHTSGHAHREELEEVLKIVKPQHFLPIHGELLFLKEHELLGKSTGIRHTAVIKNGEMLGVSHLRNRKVLSNGFISLGKENLQLMYSDGDKAFGTAAELCIDERQRIASDGIIVVSMEILRPQSTDGATEKALKGKIRITTRCLWLDKGKLLDALHKAAHAALSSCPLSCPLPHMERTVSEVLRKMVRKYSSKRPEVIAIAFENPAGVLADEINGKLSGKSHVGFGISALRNVMDEDQKGKQASEARAEEGHGPGYPIDDAAEQVEGDDMDIERLTHDRATTSSSNSRDEYSTTKEESESSREESIQIDSGFPESMMKSSKPLKRNRWKHDEIKKLIKLRGELHSRFQVVRGRMALWEEISSNLLSTEVNRSPAQCKSLWASLVQKYEESKSDKKSQEKWPYFEEMNEILSDLEATAQK is encoded by the exons ATGGACATGAAGACCACATTG GTAATTCCTGCTCTGGATTCTCACACACCAATTTTCGCATCATCGTTCACAATGGAG CTGATTAAGAAGCGACTGAAAGAATTTGGGATATTTGTTCCATCTAGGCTTAAGGTATTTAAAACAAGAAGGAAATTTACTGCTGGGCCGTTTGAGGTAGAACCTATAACGGTTACTCATTCTATTCCAGATTGTAGTGGGATAGTTCTACGTTGTTCCGATGGTACCATCCTCCATACAGGTGACTGGAAG ATAGATGAGTCACCACTTGATGGAAAGGTTTTTGATCGCGAGGGCCTTGAGGAACTGTCAAAAGAGGGGGTTACTTTG ATGATGAGTGATTCGACAAATGTCCTTTCCCCTGGAAGGACACTAAGTGAAACTGTAGTTGCAGATTCGCTCCTGAGGCACATTTCGGCTGCCAAAGGAAGGGTTATCACTACTCAGTTTGCATCAAATATTCATCGTCTTGGCAGTGTGAAAGCTGCAGCTGACTTGACTGGCAGAAAGCTG GTATTTGTCGGCATGTCCTTGAGGACATATCTTGACGCTGCATGGAAAGATGGAAAGGCACCAATAGATCCATCAACTCTG GTAAAGGTGGAAGATATTGATGCTTATGCCCCAAAAGATTTACTCATTGTGACAACAGGTTCTCAA GCAGAACCTCGTGCTGCATTGAATCTTGCGTCATATGGAAGTAGTCATTCACTCAAATTAAACAAAGAAGATATAGTTTTGTATTCAGCCAAG GTGATTCCTGGTAATGAGACCCGGGTGATGGAAATGTTAAACCGTATATCAGATATTGGATCAACAATAGTGATGGGAAAGAATGAGCTGCTGCATACATCCGGCCATGCTCATCGTGAAGAGCTG GAAGAAGTGCTGAAGATTGTGAAGCCACAACATTTTCTTCCAATCCATGGCGAGCTCTTATTCCTAAAAGAGCATGAATTATTGGGGAAATCAACTGGAATTCGGCACACGGCT GTTATCAAGAACGGAGAGATGCTTGGAGTCTCCCATTTGAGGAACAGAAAAGTTCTATCCAATGGTTTCATTTCCCTAGGGAAGGAGAATTTGCAG TTGATGTATAGTGATGGTGACAAAGCATTTGGTACAGCTGCTGAACTTTGTATTGATGAGAGACAAAGAATTGCTTCCGATGGTATTATAGTGGTCAG TATGGAAATATTACGTCCTCAATCCACGGATGGTGCGACAGAGAAAGCTTTGAAAGGAAAAATAAGAATCACCACACGCTGCTTGTGGCTTGACAAAGGGAAACTTCTGGATGCGCTTCATAAAGCTGCACATGCTGCATTGTCAAGCTGTCCGCTGAGTTGCCCGTTGCCGCACATGGAAAGAACTGTGTCTGAAGTTCTAAGGAAAATGGTCCGGAAGTACAGTAGTAAAAGACCTGAGGTTATTGCCATTGCCTTCGAAAATCCTGCAGGAGTCCTGGCTGATGAAATCAATGGAAAACTTTCTGGAAAATCACATGTTGGTTTTGGAATTTCAGCACTGAGGAATGTAATGGATGAAGATCAGAAAGGAAAACAGGCAAGTGAGGCACGTGCAGAAGAAGGCCATGGCCCTGGCTATCCAATTGATGATGCAGCCGAGCAAGTGGAAG GTGATGATATGGATATTGAGAGACTTACACACGACAGAGCAACTACTTCAAGTTCAAACTCGAGGGATGAATATTCTACCACCAAG GAGGAATCGGAATCGTCCAGAGAAGAgagcattcaaattgattctgGCTTTCCAGAATCTATGATGAAATCTTCCAAGCCTTTGAAGAGGAACAGATGGAAACATGATGAGATAAAGAAATTGATAAAATTGCGTGGGGAACTCCACAGCAGGTTCCAagttgttcgaggacgaatggcaCTATGGGAAGAGATATCTTCAAACTTACTATCTACTGAAGTCAATCGAAGTCCTGCGCAGTGTAAATCTCTCTGGGCTTCTCTAGTTCAAAAGTATGAG